GTGGCCACCCGGAGCACCCTGGCCGCCGGGAGATGGATCGCCGACCGCCTCCCCACCTACGAGGCCAAGGACCACGTCCTGGCTCTGGCGGGGCCGGTGGCCCTGCTCGGAGCCTTCGGGCTGTGGCTGGCGGCCTTCCTCCTCGGCTACTCGCTGATCCTGTGGCCGCTGGTCCACGGGGGCCTGACGGCCGCCCTCCGGGCGGCCGGGTCGGCCATGCTCACCCTGGGCCTGGCCAGCCCCCCGGGCGGAGGCGATCCGTCCGCGCCGGCCACGGCGGTCTCCTACGTGGCGGCGGGCACCGGCCTGGCGGTCGTGGCCCTCGAGATCGCCTACCTGCCGACCATCTACGGCGCCTTCAACCGCCGCGAGACGCTCGTCACCCTGCTCGAGAGCCGGGCGGGGGCGCCGGCGTGGGGGCCGGAGATCCTGACCCGCCACCAGCTCGTGGGGATCTCCGACAGCCTGCCCGCCTTCTTCGCCAGCTGGGAGCAGTGGGCGGCCGACGTGGCGGAGACCCACACGACCTACCCGGTGCTCGTGCTGTTCCGGTCGCCCAACGCCTTCCGCTCGTGGATCGTGGGCCTCCTGGCCGTCCTCGACTCGGCTGCGCTCCACCTGGCCCTGGCCCCCTCAGCAGCGCCGTCGGAGGCGCGGCTGTGCCTGCGGATGGGATTCCGGGCCCTCCAGGACATCGCCCCGGCGTGGGGTCTCCCGGTCGAGCTCGATCCGCGTCCGGACGATCCGATCCTCCTCTCCTACGAGGAGTACCTGGAGGGGGTGGAACGGATGCGCGAGGCGGGCGTGGCCCTCGAGCGCAGCCCCGAGGAGGGATGGGTGCACTTCCGGGGCTGGCGCGTGAACTACGAGGCGCCCGCCTACTTCCTCGGCCGGATGGTCATGGCCGTTCCCGGACCCTGGGCCGGCCCCCGCCGGCGGATCGGCATCCTCCATACGGTGCGCCCCCTCGACCGGACGCCCGAGGACCCCGAAGCCGCCCGTCAGAAGGGCGGGAGGTGGCTCGGCCCCACCCCGCGGGCTAACTAATCTGCCCGCACCGTGAGGCTGGGCATCCCGACCGAGATCCTGCCGGGAGAGCGCAGGGTGGCGGTGGTCCCCGGGGTCGTGGCCACGTTGACGGGCGCCGGGCACGATGTCGTGCTCCAGGCCCGGGCCGGCGCGGCGGCGGGGTTTGCCGACCAGGCGTACATCGACGCCGGCGCCGTTACGGTGCCCAGCGCCGCCGCGTTGCTGGGCTCGAGCGACGCCGTGTTGAAGGTGCAGGGCCCGACGCCCGAGGAGGCCGCGCTCGTACGCGAGGGCGCCACCTTGGTCGGCCTGTTCAGCCCCGGCCGGATCCTCGAGGCCGTGCGCGCCCTGGCCGAGCGGCGCGTCACCTCCCACAGCCTGGAGCTGCTGCCGCGCACCACCCGGGCCCAGAGCATGGACGCCCTGTCGTCGCAGTCGACGGTGGCGGGCTATCGCGCCGTCCTCATCGGCGCCAACCGCCTGCACCGCTTCTTCCCGATGCTGATGACCGCCGCCGGGACGGTTCCGCCCGCCAAGGTGCTGGTCCTCGGGGCAGGCGTGGCCGGGCTGCAGGCCATCGCGACCGCCCGCCGGCTGGGCGCGGTGGTCATGGCCTACGACGTGCGGTCGGCGGCGGAGGGGGAGGTCCGCAGCCTCGGCGCCCGCTTCCTCAACCTCGGGCTGGCCACCGCCGACGGCGCCGGTGGCTACGCCGGCGAGCTCGGTGAGACCGCCCAGTCCGCCCAGCACGCCGCCCTGGCCCCCCACCTCACCGAGGCGGACGTGGTCATCACCACCGCCCAGATCCCGGGCCGCCCCGCCCCCCTTCTCGTCACCCGGGACATGGTCGACCGCATGCGGCCGGGATCGGTCGTCGTTGACCTGGCCTCGGACACCGGCGGCAACGTCGAGATCTCCGAGCCGGGCCGGGAGATCGACCACAAGGGGGTCGCGGTCGTCGGCGTGGCCAACCCGGCCAGCGACCTGCCGACCCACGCATCCCAGATGTACGCCCGCAACATGGCCAATCTGGTGGTGCTGATGACCAAGGACGGGATACTCGATCCCGACTGGAGCGACGACATCCTGGCAGCCACCTGCGTCACGCGCGGCGGGGAGGTTCTGTACAAGTGACCGGGTTCCTGACCCTGTTCACCATCTTCGTGCTGTCGGTGTTCCTCGGCTTCGAGGTCATATCCAAGGTTCCGAGCGTCCTGCACACCCCGTTGATGTCGGGCACCAATGCCATCCACGGCATCATCCTGGTGGGCGCCATCGCCGTTCTCGCCACCGCCGACTCGGCGCTTCTCAAGATCATCGGCTTCCTGGCGGTGGCGCTGGCCACGGTCAACGTGGTGGGCGGGTTCGTGGTGACCGACCGCATGCTCGAGATGTTCAAGGGCCGGGAGCAGAAGGCGCCGCGGTCCGATGACAGCACCCGCGAGCTGCCCCGGTGACGGCGGCCCTGCACTGGTCGTACCTGGCGGCGGCGGTGTGCTTCATCCTGGCCCTGCGCGGACTGTCGAGCCCGCGTGCCGCCCGCCCCGGGAATCTCATCGGCGCCTTCGGCATGCTCGTGGCGGTGGTGTTCACGCTGGTGGCCGGTCACGTGCACAACGGTGGACTCGTGGCCGGGGCCATGGTCATCGGCGTGGCCGTGGGCATCCCGGCGGCGCGGCTGGTGCGGATGACCGCCATGCCGCAGATGGTGGCGGCGTTCAACGGCGTGGGGGTGGGGCGGCGGCGTTGGTCGCCATCTCCGACTACATCGGCCACGCCGACGGCGCCACCCTGTCCTCGGGCAACCGGCTGGCGGTGCTGCTCGGCGTGGTCATCGGCAGCGTGTCGTTCTCGGGCTCGGTGATCGCCTTCGCCAAGCTGCAGGAGCTGATGACCGGCCGTCCCGTGGTGTACCCGCTGCAGCAGTTCGTGAACGGGGTGATGGCGGCGGCGGCGGTCATCCTGGCGGCCATCGCCATCGTCGGCGCCCACGTCGGGCTCGTCGGGCTGGTGGCGGTGATCTGCCTCGGCCTCGGGGTCGCCTTCGTCATGCCGATCGGCGGCGCCGACGTGCCGGTGGTGATCTCGCTGCTCAACTCATTCACCGGCCTGGCGGTGGCGGCGTCGGGCTTCGTGCTGTCCAACACGGTGCTGATCGTGGCCGGGACCCTCGTGGGGGCGTCGGGAACGCTGCTCACCCGGATGATGAGCCACGCCATGGGCCGCTCGCTGCCCAACATCATCTTCGGCGCCTTCGGGGCGGTCGTGACCGCCGGCACCGCGGGTGAGACCGGTGACCGCTCGGTGCGCTCGGGAACGGCCGAGGACATCGGCACCCTCCTCGCCTACTCGCGCCGGGTCGTGATCGTCCCGGGCTACGGCCTGGCCGTGGCCCAGGCCCAGCACACCATCCGGGAGCTGGCCGACCTGCTGGAGAGCCGCGGGGTCGAGGTCCTGTACGCGGTGCACCCCGTAGCCGGACGCATGCCCGGTCACATGAACGTCCTGCTGGCGGAGGCCGACGTCCCCTACGAGCAGTTGAAGGAGATGGAGGAGGCCAACCCGATCATGCCGTCGACCGACGTGGCCCTGGTCGTCGGCGCCAACGACGTAGTGAACCCGGCCGCCCACGACAGCCCCGGCAGCCCGATCTACGGGATGCCGATCATCCACGTCGACCAGGCGTCCAACGTCGTGTTCCTGAAGCGGAGCATGCGCCCCGGCTTCGCCGGCATCGACAACGAGCTGCTCTACAACCCGAGGACCACCCTGCTCTTCGGGGACGCCAAGGCCACCCTCTCCAGCCTGGTCGCCGCCGTCAAGGCGGCGTAATAGGGTCCGGTCATGACGGACACGGCCTCCTTCGAGATCACCGGCCTGGCCCAGAAGCAGGCATGGGAGGAGAACGTCATGCCGCCGGTGGAGAGCCTGGGCGGCGGACTGTGGTCGGTCCCGGTGCCGATCCCCCAGAACTCGCTGCGCTACGTGCTGGTGTACCTGCTCGAGCTGACCGACGGGGTGGCGCTGATCGACGCCGGCTGGGACACGGACTCGGCGTACGACGCGCTCACCGGTGGCCTCGGCAAGGCCGGCTACGACATCACCGACGTGAAGGGCGTGCTCGTCACCCACATCCACCCCGACCACTACGGGCTGGCCGGGCGCGTGCGGGAGCAGTCCGGCGCGTGGGTGGCGCTGCATCCCGCCGACGCCGCCGCCCTGGGGGAGCGGTACGTGAACATGGACGAGCTGTTCCGCCGCATGCGCACCCACCTGCTCTCCTGCGGGGTTCCCCCCGAGCCCCTCGACGAGATGAGGGGGGCGTCGATGGGTGTGCGGCCGTTCGTCACCTTTGCCGAGCCGGACGTGCTCCTCGAGGACGGGGCGCGCCCCGAGCTGCCCGGGTGGGACCTCACGGCGGTGTGGACGCCCGGGCACAGCCCCGGGCACCTGTGCTTCCACTCTGCGTCCCGCCGCCTGCTGCTGTCCGGGGACCACATCCTGCCGCGCATCACCCCGAACATCTCCTACCACCCCCAGCAGACGGCCAGCCCGCTCGCGGACTTCCTCGACTCCCTCCAGAAGGTGGCCGGCCTCGACGCCGACGAGGTGCTCCCCGCCCACGAGTACCGCTTCCGGGGCCTGGCCGCGCGCGCCGCCCAGCTACGGGCGCACCACGAGGAGCGCTTCACCGAGATCCTGGACCACCTGAGGGCCAATCCCGGGTCCACCGCCTGGGACGTGGCCCTGTCCATCTCGTGGAGCCGGCCGTGGGACCAGATCGAGTTCTGGATGCGCCGCGCCGCCCTGGGGGAGACGCTGGCCCACCTGATGATCCTGGAGACGCGCGGCCGCGCCCGGCGCTCCGGCCAGATGCCCGAGCGCTGGGAGATCGTCGCCGCGTAGCGCCCGCTCCACCGAGCCGGCCATGGCCCGGTAGCCGGCGGCGTTGGCGTGGAGGTTGGCCCCCACCGGCGGTGGCGAGCACACCCACGTCAGCCGGCACACCTCGCCCGCCTCGACGGCCAGGGGCCGGCCCAGCCCGAAGGCGCCCGCCGTGTCGGCCACGGTCACGTGCAGAGGTCCCAGCACGCCGGACAGGGTGGCGTCCAGGCGCCCGGTGACGTAGTGGGACCAGGCCGCCCGGCCCCGGTCGGGGGACGCCACGAACGGGGCGTAGTAGTCGAGGGCCACGATCGGGACGCCGGGCCCGGCCGCGGCCCGGACCCGTCGCACCACCGTGGGGAGGTTGCGCTCGACGGTTGCCAGGCCCGCCGCCAGGCACGCCGCCGAGCGGGGGCCGGGCGCCTCCTGCTGGCAGCGGACGACGTCGTTGATCCCGATGTCCACCGTGACCAGGGCCAGATCGGAGCGGTGGGCGCGCAGGAACCGGGTGGCGGCGCCGGCCTGGGAGGCACCACCCCGGTAGCAGATGCCGCCCCGGAGCATGGTGGTGGTCGTCTCGCCCGGGCAGCCGAGCTTGACCAGCCTGAGCCCGAGGTCACGGGCCACCACGTCGGGGTAGCCCTGGTTCGTGTCCCGGCCGGCCCCGGCGTGGCCGGGGCGGGGCTGCAACCCCTGCGACAGCGAGTCCCCGAGGGCCACGTACCAGGCCGGGCGGGGGCGGAGCGCGGCCACCGACGCCGGCGGAACGGCCACTGCGTGCACATAGGCGCCTGTCGGCGGGCGAAAGACCGGGATTAGGCTTTCCACCCATGGGCGCCGGGTCATCCGGCGCGGGAACTGCTACCCCGGATCCCACACGGCAGCAACCACCGGGGCCGACTCCACCCGGACCTCGAGCACCCAGGACCCGCCCGGCCCGGCGCCGGTTCTGGGCCCGGCGAGCGATGGTCCTCTCGGTGGCCCTGGTGATCCTGCTGATCGTGCTGGCGGCGGGCGGGTACGCCTACCTGCGCTTCCGCTTAGGTCAGATGCACAGGGTCCACGTGACCGGGCTGGCCCCCGAGTTCGCCGACCACCCGTTCAACGTGCTGATGATCGGCTCGGACACGCGGGCGGGCCTGGCCCCGAGTGCCGGAAACGTGAAGGCGTTCGGGTCCGCGTCCCAGGTGGCGGGGCAGCGCAGCGACGTGACGTCGATCCTGCACGTGGACCCCGTCCACCACACCGCCGCCATCCTGTCGATACCGAGGGACCTGTTCGTCCCGCTGGCCGGCACCAACGGCTCGAACCGGATAAACGAGGCCTACGACCACGGGCCCAGCCAGCTGGTCCAGACCGTCGAGGCCGACCTGGGCATACCCGTGCAGCACTACGTCGAGGTCGACTTCGCCGGGTTCCAGGGCACGGTCGACGCCCTGGGTGGGGTGCGGATGAGCTTTCCGTTCCCGGCCAAGGACGCCTACTCGGGCCTGAGCATCACCACCACCGGCTGCCAGACCCTGAACGGGGCCCAGGGCCTGGCCGTGGCCCGGGCCCGGCACTACCAGTACTACGAGAACGGCTACTGGCACTACGACGGGTCCAGCGACCTCGGCCGCATCGCCCGCCAGCACGTGTTCCTGCGGGCGGTGGCCAAGGCGGCGGTGTCCAAGGGCCTGACCAACCCCTTCACGGCCAACGCCTTCCTGGGCCAGGCGGTGCACGACTTCATCATCGACGACGCCATGAGCACGGGGGATCTGGTCGGCCTGGCCCGCCTGTTCAAGGGCTTCGACCCCGCCTCGCTGGTGTCCTACACCCTGCCGACGACCCCGGTGACCAACTACGAGTCGTACGGGGACGTGCTGCTGCCGAAGCAGCCCGACGACAGCCAGGTGATCGCCGCCTTCCTGAGCGGCCCGGCCCCGGCGGGCAGGCCGGGCTCGAAGGGCCCGGCCATCCCCCCCTCGCAGGTGAGCGTCGAGGTCTTGAACGGTGTCGGCAAGGCCGGTATCGCGCACACGGTCGCCTCGGAGCTCCGCCAGACCGGCTTCGACGTCGTCGGCACGGGCAACGCCGGCTCGTTCACCTACGGCCGCACCGTGATCGCCTACGCCACCGGGTTCCAGGCCCAGGCCCAGCTGCTCCAGTCCCGGGTGGTGGGAGGGGCCCTGATCGAGGAGGACCACGGTCTGACCGGGGCTCAGGTGGCGCTGGTGGTCGGCTCCCAGTGGGCCGGTCTAGAGAGCCAGAACGGCGGCAACCCGACGTCGGTCACGTCGACGACCGAGGGCGGGGCGGCCCCCGCCGCCGTCGGCCAGGACGACTCCCAGGCCTTCGACCCCTCTACCTGCTGACTATCCGACCCGCCCGAAGCCGTCGAGCACGTTCCACCAGATCGGGTCGTACTCCACGTCGGCGCCGGTGTGGGGGGCGT
The sequence above is a segment of the Acidimicrobiales bacterium genome. Coding sequences within it:
- a CDS encoding NAD(P) transhydrogenase subunit alpha gives rise to the protein MTGFLTLFTIFVLSVFLGFEVISKVPSVLHTPLMSGTNAIHGIILVGAIAVLATADSALLKIIGFLAVALATVNVVGGFVVTDRMLEMFKGREQKAPRSDDSTRELPR
- a CDS encoding LCP family protein encodes the protein MALVILLIVLAAGGYAYLRFRLGQMHRVHVTGLAPEFADHPFNVLMIGSDTRAGLAPSAGNVKAFGSASQVAGQRSDVTSILHVDPVHHTAAILSIPRDLFVPLAGTNGSNRINEAYDHGPSQLVQTVEADLGIPVQHYVEVDFAGFQGTVDALGGVRMSFPFPAKDAYSGLSITTTGCQTLNGAQGLAVARARHYQYYENGYWHYDGSSDLGRIARQHVFLRAVAKAAVSKGLTNPFTANAFLGQAVHDFIIDDAMSTGDLVGLARLFKGFDPASLVSYTLPTTPVTNYESYGDVLLPKQPDDSQVIAAFLSGPAPAGRPGSKGPAIPPSQVSVEVLNGVGKAGIAHTVASELRQTGFDVVGTGNAGSFTYGRTVIAYATGFQAQAQLLQSRVVGGALIEEDHGLTGAQVALVVGSQWAGLESQNGGNPTSVTSTTEGGAAPAAVGQDDSQAFDPSTC
- a CDS encoding MBL fold metallo-hydrolase, which encodes MTDTASFEITGLAQKQAWEENVMPPVESLGGGLWSVPVPIPQNSLRYVLVYLLELTDGVALIDAGWDTDSAYDALTGGLGKAGYDITDVKGVLVTHIHPDHYGLAGRVREQSGAWVALHPADAAALGERYVNMDELFRRMRTHLLSCGVPPEPLDEMRGASMGVRPFVTFAEPDVLLEDGARPELPGWDLTAVWTPGHSPGHLCFHSASRRLLLSGDHILPRITPNISYHPQQTASPLADFLDSLQKVAGLDADEVLPAHEYRFRGLAARAAQLRAHHEERFTEILDHLRANPGSTAWDVALSISWSRPWDQIEFWMRRAALGETLAHLMILETRGRARRSGQMPERWEIVAA
- a CDS encoding Re/Si-specific NAD(P)(+) transhydrogenase subunit alpha, which translates into the protein MRLGIPTEILPGERRVAVVPGVVATLTGAGHDVVLQARAGAAAGFADQAYIDAGAVTVPSAAALLGSSDAVLKVQGPTPEEAALVREGATLVGLFSPGRILEAVRALAERRVTSHSLELLPRTTRAQSMDALSSQSTVAGYRAVLIGANRLHRFFPMLMTAAGTVPPAKVLVLGAGVAGLQAIATARRLGAVVMAYDVRSAAEGEVRSLGARFLNLGLATADGAGGYAGELGETAQSAQHAALAPHLTEADVVITTAQIPGRPAPLLVTRDMVDRMRPGSVVVDLASDTGGNVEISEPGREIDHKGVAVVGVANPASDLPTHASQMYARNMANLVVLMTKDGILDPDWSDDILAATCVTRGGEVLYK